A part of Maridesulfovibrio hydrothermalis AM13 = DSM 14728 genomic DNA contains:
- a CDS encoding type IV pilus biogenesis protein PilP yields the protein MQVIKLLFLLLLVAVPAFAEGLSDLTPSDAPLIDVDNATNATKPSFSANATAGFNSANATNATGTTGTTASVNKSNSTTEAESNQAPANTGQKTAAELTEQADKSGKIGMSRNTTGPSGVQTVPLSYLTSMRALIEARKLEVALAKEDKKLRELFAPDPALIKASQKEKKQSKKRKSRPVWPRIISIQGVDGRLSATLLSSAGVETVERGDKAGPGKVVSITPSKVLVRFNGRNIPLKFKE from the coding sequence ATGCAAGTTATTAAACTGCTTTTTCTGCTCCTGCTTGTTGCTGTCCCTGCTTTTGCAGAAGGGTTGTCAGACTTAACCCCTTCGGACGCACCTCTGATCGATGTGGATAATGCGACCAATGCTACAAAACCGTCTTTTTCAGCAAATGCAACCGCTGGCTTCAATTCCGCAAATGCAACGAACGCCACAGGCACAACTGGCACAACTGCATCTGTGAATAAATCTAACAGCACAACTGAAGCCGAAAGCAACCAAGCACCGGCCAACACCGGACAAAAGACAGCAGCTGAACTGACTGAACAGGCAGATAAAAGTGGAAAAATCGGAATGTCCCGAAACACGACCGGACCTAGCGGAGTCCAGACAGTGCCGCTCAGTTATCTGACAAGTATGCGGGCTTTAATCGAAGCCAGAAAACTGGAAGTTGCTTTAGCCAAAGAAGATAAAAAGCTGCGTGAACTGTTCGCCCCGGACCCTGCATTAATTAAAGCATCCCAAAAGGAAAAGAAACAATCCAAAAAGAGAAAATCCCGTCCAGTATGGCCCAGAATTATTTCCATTCAGGGAGTGGACGGAAGACTTTCCGCAACACTTTTAAGCTCGGCAGGAGTTGAAACAGTGGAAAGAGGCGATAAAGCCGGCCCCGGCAAAGTCGTATCCATAACCCCTTCAAAAGTTCTGGTCCGCTTTAACGGCAGGAACATTCCCTTGAAATTCAAGGAGTAA
- the pilO2 gene encoding type 4b pilus protein PilO2, translated as MRNIKINNKDYAIGFWWQILDGKGAKKQLFEKARKLSEDFKDRNYNCVVPRKQQFGLGSCTSGKIKRRPSLACALVERSQPTWIGMFCLSGQKDIWWICAVSKKTIVAEGDQFFNSRAEAQAHLKSLKSMSDWDGHEITCETLEESLAHFEGLIKPKEKVQSLIPENPRGKIIAVAAVVVLLGMGWILWNSHQNSILEEQRRIAALEARLKQKKQQVNIEKDPAQLFSMGWKDAPLPSAFADEFINAVHHTDPFKNGWKLESIVRTDEGIYMSWLHQTGARFTDRPYNSTLGSGPKLAEITINYPRAEKRQSQSLIKKDDATAQLYELTRNIGAKLTLNWQAPEVKKLNNRIIKEAAEITAPWVVGKWKLSGLSAVVTLSNDLFFSMDTIPCLVVSEISLTNNQCSMEGRIYASY; from the coding sequence ATGCGTAATATCAAAATTAATAACAAAGATTACGCCATAGGTTTCTGGTGGCAGATACTGGACGGCAAAGGCGCAAAAAAACAGCTTTTTGAAAAAGCCCGCAAGCTCTCTGAAGACTTCAAAGATCGTAACTATAACTGCGTTGTGCCCAGAAAACAGCAGTTCGGTCTTGGCTCCTGCACCTCCGGAAAAATTAAAAGACGGCCCTCTCTGGCCTGCGCGTTGGTAGAACGCTCCCAGCCTACATGGATAGGGATGTTCTGTCTCAGTGGTCAAAAAGATATCTGGTGGATATGTGCAGTCAGCAAAAAAACAATTGTTGCTGAAGGTGATCAGTTCTTCAATTCCCGGGCTGAAGCTCAAGCGCACTTGAAAAGTCTTAAATCCATGTCTGACTGGGATGGACATGAAATCACCTGTGAAACACTTGAAGAATCACTGGCTCACTTTGAAGGACTTATTAAACCAAAAGAAAAAGTTCAATCGTTAATTCCTGAAAATCCGCGCGGTAAAATCATTGCTGTTGCAGCAGTTGTTGTGTTGCTGGGCATGGGCTGGATTCTCTGGAACTCCCACCAGAACAGTATTCTTGAAGAACAGCGCAGAATCGCCGCCCTTGAAGCCCGTCTTAAGCAGAAAAAGCAGCAGGTAAACATTGAAAAAGATCCGGCGCAACTTTTTTCCATGGGCTGGAAAGATGCACCACTGCCGTCTGCTTTTGCTGATGAATTTATTAATGCTGTTCACCATACAGACCCATTTAAAAATGGCTGGAAACTTGAATCAATCGTCCGCACTGATGAAGGCATTTATATGTCATGGCTGCACCAGACCGGAGCCAGATTCACTGACCGCCCCTATAATTCAACACTTGGATCTGGGCCGAAACTGGCTGAGATAACAATTAATTATCCGAGGGCTGAAAAACGTCAGAGTCAAAGCCTGATTAAAAAAGATGATGCCACTGCACAGCTCTATGAATTGACCAGAAATATAGGGGCAAAGCTGACTCTTAACTGGCAGGCTCCGGAAGTCAAAAAACTCAATAACAGAATCATCAAAGAAGCTGCTGAAATCACAGCACCGTGGGTTGTGGGAAAATGGAAACTCTCCGGCCTTTCGGCTGTTGTGACACTTTCCAACGACTTGTTTTTTTCTATGGACACTATTCCCTGTCTGGTTGTTTCCGAAATCTCCTTAACCAACAATCAATGCTCAATGGAGGGCCGGATTTATGCAAGTTATTAA
- a CDS encoding type II secretion system F family protein, which yields MYFPDLIELKAKLFFSPAIRVRVYRKIAAMTRHGVSVTESLSYIEERYSKNSSPVASVLAVVSERMHSGSKLHEALQGLIPAEEAMLIQSGVNSGKLHESLELSVKLIKARQQIISSMWKSLSYPAALFCAIIGLLLMLSSFVMPKFAKISDPELWQGSARTLYQISKFIDSTAGTMLLIGFIVALIAALGTMKLWTGRFRVYFDSVPPWSFYRLIIGSLWLFTLSTLMKSGIQLSQAMNDMLATPGTSPWLKERLLSVKAQLNLGKSLGVALDDSGYNFPAKIIVEDLRVYSKLPGFDEQLHLIAQEWLDEGMETISVQAKVINRACIIGIVFIIAGIVLAISSINQQLGQSIAY from the coding sequence ATGTACTTTCCTGATCTGATTGAACTTAAAGCAAAGCTGTTCTTCAGTCCGGCTATCAGGGTTAGAGTATACAGAAAAATAGCAGCTATGACCCGTCACGGAGTCAGTGTCACTGAAAGTCTTTCTTACATTGAAGAAAGATATTCCAAAAACAGCAGTCCCGTTGCGTCAGTATTAGCTGTTGTTTCTGAGCGCATGCATTCTGGAAGCAAGCTGCATGAGGCATTGCAAGGCTTGATTCCAGCTGAAGAGGCCATGCTTATTCAGAGCGGCGTGAACTCTGGAAAACTTCATGAATCACTTGAACTTTCCGTGAAGTTAATCAAGGCGCGGCAGCAAATTATCAGCTCCATGTGGAAAAGCCTCAGTTATCCGGCAGCATTGTTCTGCGCAATTATAGGGCTGCTGCTGATGCTCTCAAGCTTTGTGATGCCTAAATTTGCAAAAATATCTGATCCGGAACTCTGGCAGGGAAGTGCGCGTACGCTTTATCAAATATCAAAGTTTATTGATTCCACTGCCGGCACTATGCTTCTGATAGGATTTATTGTTGCTCTTATTGCTGCACTGGGAACGATGAAACTTTGGACCGGAAGATTCCGCGTATACTTTGACTCCGTTCCGCCCTGGTCTTTTTATAGGCTTATTATCGGCAGCCTCTGGCTGTTCACTCTTTCAACTCTCATGAAATCCGGCATTCAGCTTTCTCAGGCTATGAACGATATGCTGGCAACACCTGGAACCAGTCCCTGGCTAAAAGAACGGCTTCTATCAGTCAAAGCCCAGCTTAATCTGGGTAAAAGTCTCGGTGTTGCTTTGGATGATTCCGGATACAATTTCCCGGCCAAAATAATTGTTGAAGATCTACGTGTCTATTCAAAGCTTCCGGGTTTTGATGAACAGCTGCACCTCATTGCCCAGGAATGGCTGGATGAAGGCATGGAGACAATCAGCGTTCAGGCCAAAGTAATCAACAGAGCCTGCATTATCGGTATAGTTTTTATAATCGCCGGCATCGTCCTCGCCATCTCTTCCATAAACCAGCAGCTCGGACAGAGCATTGCATACTAG
- the pilV gene encoding shufflon system plasmid conjugative transfer pilus tip adhesin PilV, producing MKKVDIHNKQAGIGLLDALAGILILALILPTLASLANRGVEHIRQKNVSSHLAAVMNAASAYAKEHYADLITSSTASAATAVTMSQLRSGGFLSSGFQDLNGWGQRYGIYVLQPSAGDLQVIVLTYAGRTDSANEKEFSTAIVPATAAMLGGSGGYIPTGDLPGQSATELRGSYGGWTVNLAGTDIPIPTAGHIGGRAFLREEDINKDFLYRVEVPGHPELNEMSTELDMTDHAIENVKEIQFEQHTITDIDAAGFCGDPDKEGRVFFDKAVGLYICRDGEPQIIADTGNSQLFKDATYAVDGELIPKPICPPGVTSAPRIFVAPAVFAEGAMSNAFVAVQSWATSEGDFWRVHLRVKNIRDEWVSPPAGYGRVMVLTTCN from the coding sequence ATGAAAAAAGTTGATATCCATAACAAACAGGCCGGAATAGGGCTTCTTGATGCATTAGCAGGGATTCTTATTCTTGCACTTATCCTGCCTACACTTGCCAGCCTTGCAAACCGCGGTGTTGAGCATATCAGGCAGAAAAATGTCAGCAGCCATCTGGCAGCGGTCATGAACGCTGCCTCCGCATACGCCAAAGAACATTATGCGGATCTGATCACCTCTTCAACTGCTTCCGCAGCAACAGCAGTCACTATGTCCCAGCTCCGTTCCGGTGGTTTTCTGTCTTCAGGTTTTCAGGACCTGAACGGCTGGGGTCAGCGATATGGAATATATGTTCTTCAGCCCTCTGCCGGAGACTTGCAGGTAATAGTTTTGACCTATGCCGGCCGGACAGATTCAGCCAATGAGAAGGAATTCAGTACAGCCATAGTCCCGGCAACAGCAGCCATGCTCGGCGGTTCAGGTGGATACATACCCACAGGTGATCTGCCCGGACAGAGTGCCACTGAACTTCGGGGTTCCTATGGCGGCTGGACAGTAAATCTTGCAGGGACAGATATCCCGATTCCTACAGCTGGTCATATAGGTGGGAGGGCCTTCCTGCGTGAAGAAGATATTAACAAAGACTTTCTGTACCGCGTTGAAGTTCCCGGACATCCCGAACTGAATGAAATGTCCACAGAGCTGGATATGACCGACCATGCCATTGAAAATGTGAAGGAGATTCAGTTCGAACAGCACACAATTACAGATATTGATGCCGCAGGTTTCTGCGGCGATCCGGACAAGGAAGGACGTGTCTTTTTTGACAAAGCTGTCGGTCTATACATCTGCCGTGACGGCGAGCCGCAGATTATCGCTGACACTGGCAATTCCCAGCTTTTCAAAGATGCAACCTACGCTGTTGACGGCGAACTTATTCCAAAACCGATTTGTCCTCCGGGTGTAACTTCTGCGCCCCGTATTTTCGTAGCACCGGCGGTTTTTGCTGAAGGAGCAATGAGTAATGCCTTTGTAGCAGTCCAGTCATGGGCGACCAGTGAGGGGGATTTTTGGCGCGTACACCTTCGCGTCAAAAATATTCGGGATGAATGGGTTTCCCCGCCTGCCGGCTACGGCAGGGTGATGGTCCTCACAACCTGTAATTAA
- a CDS encoding type 4 pilus major pilin, protein MTLFETLGSLFIALIVFTGSAYMISKAIDNDKISRAQQNLSTFRLDIKNLYAGASDFTGLTTDVAVKNEIVPDNMLKSNGDVRNVWNGAVTVAAGATPTTFTITHNEVPKYACAKLATFQVGSWVSISVNGFEISQASGMLRAISDRLGDTNTIIFTSN, encoded by the coding sequence ATGACTTTATTTGAAACACTCGGTTCCCTGTTTATTGCCCTCATAGTTTTCACCGGTTCAGCCTATATGATTTCTAAGGCGATCGATAATGACAAAATATCCAGAGCACAACAAAACCTGTCCACTTTCCGTCTCGATATCAAAAATCTGTATGCCGGTGCATCAGATTTTACAGGTCTGACAACAGATGTGGCCGTAAAAAATGAAATAGTCCCTGACAATATGCTCAAAAGCAATGGCGATGTACGCAATGTCTGGAACGGAGCTGTCACTGTAGCAGCCGGTGCAACTCCCACTACTTTCACCATCACCCACAATGAGGTTCCAAAATATGCGTGTGCAAAGCTGGCAACATTTCAAGTCGGATCATGGGTTTCCATATCAGTCAACGGCTTTGAGATAAGCCAAGCAAGCGGAATGCTCCGTGCAATCAGCGATCGGCTGGGCGATACCAACACCATCATTTTCACATCAAACTAG
- the pilM gene encoding type IV pilus biogenesis protein PilM, with amino-acid sequence MKTLAILFAVLGVMAMLAFDPDVQIETHKAESVAVNYGIYRNAVNRFATGTVTITSGQIPDSYLDLPSGWKPMRAWSNRVENGNCYVWGFAGRAEADEIRELFMNSYAVGVKRNGHLVNGHGTGIALPAFIPERSIVSVITP; translated from the coding sequence ATGAAAACTCTGGCAATCCTGTTCGCTGTTCTCGGAGTTATGGCCATGCTGGCATTTGATCCGGATGTTCAGATTGAGACTCATAAAGCTGAATCTGTGGCTGTGAATTACGGAATATATCGTAATGCAGTGAACAGGTTTGCAACAGGCACTGTGACCATTACCTCCGGACAAATCCCTGACTCTTATCTTGATCTGCCATCAGGCTGGAAGCCCATGCGTGCATGGTCCAACCGGGTGGAGAATGGAAACTGCTACGTATGGGGCTTTGCCGGCAGAGCTGAGGCGGATGAAATCAGAGAACTTTTCATGAACAGCTATGCCGTCGGGGTCAAGCGCAACGGACATCTTGTTAATGGGCACGGCACTGGCATAGCCCTTCCCGCTTTTATCCCTGAGCGCAGCATTGTCAGCGTCATAACTCCATAA
- a CDS encoding secretin N-terminal domain-containing protein encodes MKRIFLLILILSLCSCGKLQPSPQERSVKSRAAAMHQATGRKTVQIVHAPYLGAIPVELDEQKLPEVFSRIVTLNAAGTAPELAKKISELVPLRIEVEREESVINSQKESTPAGTGKLKLKYNGQLKGLLDYMCEFFGMGWEFDETTSKVEIARLMTRTFTLAAAPGNIKYESTITNKSQTSGSSTGSGGSVEGVGQTSKTSDSVSQTSQTNKASFTGDVWKDTTKAVEAMLSRDGRVVVNEAAGLISVTDTSTVLRRVGSYIKSLNTKMGRQVALAVKVWSLDVKHNADMGFDIETVLKAGQSSFSMLGGQPYSTLSGAGTLTAAILDGNWKDTELMLRALKQRGRTTLLTSGSGIVMNNQALPVQEVKRNAYLAGVSSTTTENSLQTSELTPGEVSTGFAMTVIPHIMNNRTAILQYNITLSSLDSMEEFTSGDMTIQLPQVSTRSFSQRVKMKCGQTLVIAGFEQETNHESKGLGISSGGHSQKYGKSLIIITIEMESAGV; translated from the coding sequence ATGAAACGCATTTTCTTACTCATACTTATTTTATCCCTGTGCAGTTGTGGAAAGCTCCAGCCTTCCCCGCAGGAACGGTCAGTCAAAAGCAGAGCGGCCGCAATGCATCAGGCAACCGGCAGAAAAACAGTACAGATTGTCCATGCGCCATATCTGGGAGCAATTCCGGTTGAACTGGATGAACAGAAGCTGCCGGAAGTATTTTCAAGAATTGTCACTTTAAACGCGGCCGGAACAGCTCCGGAGCTGGCCAAAAAAATCAGTGAGCTTGTGCCGCTGCGTATTGAAGTCGAACGTGAAGAGAGTGTCATCAACTCGCAAAAAGAAAGTACTCCAGCCGGAACTGGAAAATTGAAACTTAAATATAACGGTCAGCTGAAAGGGCTGCTCGACTATATGTGCGAATTCTTCGGAATGGGCTGGGAATTCGACGAGACCACTTCAAAGGTTGAAATTGCCCGTTTAATGACCAGAACTTTCACCCTTGCCGCTGCGCCGGGAAATATTAAATACGAATCCACTATAACCAACAAGAGCCAGACTTCCGGAAGTTCTACCGGTTCAGGCGGCAGCGTTGAAGGAGTGGGACAAACATCCAAAACATCCGACAGTGTCAGTCAGACATCACAGACCAATAAGGCCAGCTTTACCGGTGATGTCTGGAAAGACACAACCAAAGCAGTTGAGGCAATGCTGTCCAGAGACGGCAGGGTTGTGGTCAATGAGGCAGCCGGGCTGATCAGTGTAACTGACACCTCAACAGTTCTGCGCAGAGTCGGCAGCTATATCAAATCCCTGAACACTAAAATGGGCAGACAAGTCGCTCTGGCTGTAAAAGTCTGGTCCCTTGATGTGAAACATAATGCCGATATGGGCTTTGATATTGAGACAGTGCTTAAGGCAGGGCAATCCAGCTTCAGTATGCTTGGCGGCCAGCCGTACAGCACCTTATCAGGAGCCGGAACGCTGACAGCAGCTATTCTTGACGGTAACTGGAAAGACACTGAACTTATGCTCCGCGCACTCAAGCAACGTGGGCGTACCACTCTTCTTACGTCCGGTTCCGGAATTGTCATGAATAATCAGGCTCTGCCCGTTCAAGAAGTAAAACGCAACGCCTACCTTGCCGGAGTCAGCTCGACCACTACTGAAAATTCACTTCAGACCTCTGAGCTTACCCCCGGTGAAGTTTCAACAGGTTTTGCCATGACAGTTATCCCTCATATCATGAACAACCGGACCGCTATTCTGCAATACAATATCACTCTTTCATCTCTTGATTCCATGGAGGAATTCACTTCCGGAGACATGACCATCCAGCTTCCGCAGGTTTCCACCCGCAGCTTCAGCCAGCGGGTCAAAATGAAATGCGGCCAGACTTTGGTGATTGCCGGCTTTGAACAGGAAACCAACCATGAAAGCAAAGGTCTCGGCATAAGTTCCGGAGGGCATAGTCAGAAATACGGCAAAAGCCTGATAATTATCACCATTGAAATGGAAAGTGCCGGGGTTTAG
- a CDS encoding phage tail protein — MKFEKYYPISFKRLLLAISVCIVSLAILLIALSSTPITCHAGDATSFDPTAVAVQAKGASDTPVGGVIPWPHSTVPDGWLECNGQSTAGYPELAAVVGGNVPDLRGEFIRGWDHGRGVDGGRSIKSSQSDAMESHTHQTTITVSGSIKIPTAGGFSSSGFRTGPGSGSSSVGFTASGSGTSTPAGSGSETRPRNVSMMYIIKAR; from the coding sequence ATGAAATTTGAAAAATATTATCCTATATCTTTTAAGCGACTTTTGCTTGCGATTTCAGTTTGTATTGTCTCTCTGGCAATACTGCTTATCGCTCTTTCCAGTACTCCTATTACTTGCCATGCCGGCGATGCCACCAGCTTTGATCCCACCGCCGTGGCAGTACAGGCCAAAGGGGCAAGTGACACTCCTGTCGGCGGGGTTATTCCATGGCCGCATTCAACAGTTCCTGACGGCTGGCTTGAATGCAATGGACAGTCAACTGCGGGTTACCCTGAACTTGCGGCTGTTGTAGGAGGAAATGTTCCTGATCTCAGAGGAGAGTTCATCCGTGGGTGGGATCACGGAAGAGGAGTTGATGGAGGTCGAAGCATTAAAAGTAGTCAGAGTGATGCGATGGAAAGTCATACTCATCAAACCACAATTACTGTTTCAGGCAGCATTAAGATTCCTACAGCTGGTGGATTCTCTTCCTCGGGTTTTAGAACAGGTCCGGGATCTGGATCTTCCAGTGTCGGCTTTACCGCTTCCGGGTCCGGAACATCCACTCCAGCAGGTAGTGGATCTGAAACCCGCCCCCGCAACGTATCCA
- a CDS encoding GspE/PulE family protein, with protein sequence MTNNEIPEKLQERVLFLDGIIYISAEVEDDASLMSFLSYAARKGFTETKRLEAAEFQKLRKKNYTRAETSSDIQALAISILADAFEQGASDIHLTDEGPFASIKFRKLGMVQDYKQLMGETGRKIITAIYQTMSNQTDSTFVPSERQDGRIVNSDYLPAEVHSVRIHTEPLECSMAQNGTGTFMALRLLCDRTTAKGKLPERLKSLGYSERHIRRFQFLTQRSGLTLLSGPTGHGKSTALKHIMESMAEENPEKNYLAIEDPPEYPLERVKQIRVSTRDQDEERGSAYRNAIAGAMRSDPDVIMIGEIRYPEAASAALDAAQTGHGVWTTIHANSAMGIIQRMVSLLRAAHYPDPLEYLCDHTVLSGLHHQRLVPVLCPDCKMPLRKMTELAEDNELRLKNLPQPVLNRLFRAADKMDNIHIRGEGCSKCSGMGIIGQTVASEMVTTDHVILKAIRAGKMEAAYKHWRHEQNGQTFISHAINLIEEGQLDPLLTERRLGVPLNYAKAFDDFNLSSKDLDELAGSKTAEAPNVLS encoded by the coding sequence ATGACAAACAATGAAATCCCCGAAAAATTACAGGAAAGAGTCCTGTTTCTAGACGGTATTATCTATATCTCCGCAGAGGTTGAAGATGATGCCTCGTTGATGTCGTTTCTCAGCTATGCGGCACGAAAAGGATTTACAGAAACAAAGAGACTTGAGGCAGCAGAATTCCAGAAGCTGCGTAAGAAAAATTATACTAGGGCTGAAACCAGCAGCGATATACAGGCCCTTGCAATAAGTATCCTTGCTGATGCCTTTGAGCAGGGAGCGTCAGATATACATCTGACAGACGAAGGACCATTCGCATCCATCAAATTCCGTAAACTCGGCATGGTACAGGACTACAAACAACTTATGGGTGAGACTGGTCGTAAAATTATTACGGCCATCTACCAGACCATGTCCAACCAGACCGACTCAACTTTTGTACCCAGTGAACGACAGGACGGCCGCATCGTAAACAGTGATTACCTACCGGCGGAGGTTCATTCGGTCAGAATTCACACCGAGCCTCTTGAGTGTTCCATGGCCCAAAACGGCACCGGGACATTTATGGCTCTGCGTCTGTTATGCGACCGAACCACTGCCAAAGGTAAATTGCCTGAACGGTTAAAATCACTTGGATATTCTGAAAGGCATATCCGGCGTTTCCAGTTCCTTACCCAGCGTTCAGGGTTGACCCTACTTTCAGGTCCGACCGGACACGGTAAAAGTACTGCTCTTAAACATATTATGGAGAGTATGGCCGAGGAAAATCCTGAAAAGAACTACCTTGCCATTGAAGATCCACCGGAATATCCGCTCGAAAGGGTAAAGCAGATCAGAGTCAGTACCAGAGATCAGGACGAAGAACGCGGCTCTGCATACCGTAACGCTATTGCAGGAGCGATGCGCTCAGACCCTGACGTAATTATGATCGGCGAGATCAGGTATCCTGAAGCCGCTTCAGCTGCTCTTGATGCAGCTCAGACCGGTCACGGAGTCTGGACTACTATTCATGCCAATTCCGCTATGGGTATTATTCAAAGAATGGTTTCCTTACTTCGAGCTGCTCATTATCCAGACCCACTTGAATATCTCTGCGACCACACGGTTCTTTCCGGACTGCATCACCAGCGTCTTGTGCCGGTACTTTGCCCTGACTGCAAAATGCCCCTTAGAAAAATGACCGAGCTTGCGGAAGACAACGAGCTGCGTCTCAAAAACCTGCCACAACCAGTTCTTAACCGTCTTTTTAGGGCCGCTGACAAGATGGATAATATCCATATCAGGGGAGAAGGCTGCTCCAAATGCTCAGGAATGGGCATTATCGGCCAGACTGTAGCATCTGAAATGGTGACCACTGACCATGTCATTTTAAAAGCGATCCGCGCCGGCAAGATGGAGGCGGCATACAAACACTGGCGACATGAGCAGAATGGTCAAACTTTCATCAGTCATGCCATCAATCTTATAGAGGAAGGCCAACTAGACCCTCTCTTAACCGAACGCAGACTTGGCGTGCCTCTTAACTATGCCAAGGCTTTTGATGATTTCAACCTGTCATCAAAAGACCTTGACGAGCTGGCCGGATCAAAAACAGCGGAGGCTCCTAATGTACTTTCCTGA
- a CDS encoding ATPase, T2SS/T4P/T4SS family, producing MALKSVSFTDLILHENGEAFMKGCDSCGQKLVHCKDDIKKEIEILHGDVLRVHEESGRHTFRVMHEDIGYRVALYEGVDWGSGKVFFLRKIQEKVESFTKIGMPEGLSKWLLDEKQSKGLVLFTGAQASGKTYSASSLVATRLSTLGGHAVSFENPAEMPLDGKHGEFGFCFQAEIEREEDLAESIERSHRLASPNIIYIGEIRSKHAASEALRVSLGSDRQIVVATLHGFDLVAALERLITMAREIDGDVASQNLAQGLLAVVHQQLDQDENGKKVLHVPQFLLVPFNENYKGVRAKIQNGELAGLQEEMREQKNRIQFAGMGAI from the coding sequence ATGGCTCTCAAAAGCGTATCATTTACCGATTTAATTCTTCATGAAAACGGTGAAGCTTTCATGAAAGGATGCGATAGCTGCGGGCAAAAGCTTGTTCATTGCAAAGACGATATCAAAAAGGAAATTGAAATACTGCATGGGGATGTTCTCAGGGTTCATGAAGAAAGCGGAAGACATACTTTCCGGGTAATGCATGAAGACATCGGCTACCGCGTAGCCCTGTATGAAGGAGTCGACTGGGGCAGTGGAAAGGTCTTTTTTCTGCGTAAAATTCAGGAGAAGGTTGAATCTTTCACTAAAATAGGAATGCCCGAAGGACTGTCGAAGTGGCTGTTAGATGAAAAGCAGAGTAAAGGACTTGTGCTTTTCACCGGAGCGCAGGCATCCGGTAAGACATACAGCGCATCATCGCTTGTGGCCACAAGACTTTCAACACTTGGCGGCCATGCAGTCTCTTTTGAAAATCCCGCTGAAATGCCCCTTGACGGCAAGCATGGCGAGTTCGGTTTCTGCTTTCAGGCAGAAATAGAACGCGAAGAGGATCTTGCTGAATCAATTGAGCGGTCGCACCGTCTTGCATCGCCGAACATTATCTACATCGGAGAAATAAGATCAAAACACGCGGCCAGTGAAGCCCTGCGTGTAAGTCTCGGCTCTGACAGACAAATAGTCGTTGCCACTCTGCATGGTTTTGATCTTGTTGCCGCTCTTGAACGGCTTATCACCATGGCCCGCGAAATTGACGGAGATGTTGCCAGCCAGAACCTTGCTCAGGGACTTCTGGCCGTAGTTCATCAGCAACTGGATCAGGATGAGAATGGCAAAAAGGTTCTTCATGTTCCCCAGTTTCTGCTGGTTCCATTCAATGAAAATTACAAAGGGGTGCGTGCAAAGATTCAGAACGGTGAACTGGCTGGTTTGCAGGAGGAAATGCGTGAACAGAAAAACCGCATCCAGTTCGCAGGAATGGGGGCCATATGA